The Calliphora vicina chromosome 3, idCalVici1.1, whole genome shotgun sequence genome contains a region encoding:
- the LOC135954839 gene encoding G-protein coupled receptor Mth2-like encodes MIFKQLLLIVLLILIIRNDIQYYAENQTEIGNIAELYNFPEVVMKAVVKNISKSNQTKLKETKPYEIGNIADLYLFASPNVSKVYDDHTGSGNKTNEKSTNISQNIQRQLKDFNQTNIENLANLYFFSSTNSSHKHGNKTETHQDNKNTIITSSLANNSNLYNNHRNSHLNNESTIASMAELYYFSSPTVMGIYNCSYDNTIIINQNSALANGSYIYKNRTLIPPQLVGNYDYEILYNGSKRSLPTHTRACICHLKRCITLCSNSITQFYQDVINDEGNDDDFLSLFSIKMTLANKTVVTQNIAVDFEHIILDEFCIPFYTLSPEKDKKLGWTFFENGTLLRHSDRVILKKNEYCFELYQDYFFNETYYLINPLNCAKKREELKPIEKLNYWTQVFSIPFFLITIVAYCCLSELRNVHGKCFMSYLISVTLSYGLLSYINLSQTKFHPVPCLLMGYLNHYMQLSYYTWLGIVCYDTWRSFSDSSYKSAYCTYALYGYQLPFLMTLLAFVMQNSGIDDDWKPGITEYKCGLEVNKWAASVYLFGPCLIILIFCLISFISTSRIIKSNDRDVFKIKTTELKYESPIARYFLYLRLFLIMGLSWFLDVLSYLFNMFGMRSTSDIIDNINALQGLYIFVNFIGRKRVRHIITERISKWRKS; translated from the exons atgatttTCAAACAGTTGCTGTTAatagttttgttaattttaataataagaaACGATATACAATATTATGCAGAAAATCAAACTGAAATTGGTAATATAGCAGAATTATACAACTTTCCCGAGGTAGTGATGAAGGCAGTAGTTAAAAATATCAGCAAAAGTAATCAAACAAAGCTTAAAGAAACGAAACCATATGAAATTGGAAATATAGcagatttgtatttatttgcttCGCCAAATGTTTCCAAAGTCTATGACGATCATACTGGAAGcggaaataaaacaaatgagaAATCCACAAATATAAgccaaaatattcaaagacaGTTAAAGGATTTCAATCAgactaatattgaaaatttagcaaatttatatttcttttcatCAACAAATAGTTCTCATAAGCATGGTAATAAAACTGAAACACACCAAGacaacaaaaatacaattataaCTTCGTCTTTAGCAAATAATTCCAATTTATACAACAATCACAGAAATTCTCACTTAAATAATGAATCGACAATCGCTAGCATGGCAGAATTATATTACTTTTCTTCGCCCACAGTTATGGGAATATATAATTGCTCCTACGACAATACGATTATCATCAACCAAAACTCAGCCCTGGCCAATGGTTCCTATATCTACAAGAATCGTACTCTTATACCGCCCCAACTAGTGGGCAATTATGATTATGAAATTCTATATAATGGCAGCAAACGTTCACTGCCAACACATACACGTGCTTGTATTTGCCACCTGAAACGCTGCATCACCTTATGTTCCAATAGCATCACGCAATTCTATCAGGATGTCATAAATGATGAAGGAAATGATGATGATTTCTTGTCattgttttctattaaaatgacACTGGCTAACAAAACTGTTGTTACGCAAAATATTGCCGTAGACTTCGAACACATTATTTTGGATGAGTTTTGTATACCGTTTTACACACTCTCCCCAGAAAAGGATAAAAAGTTGGGCTGGACTTTTTTTGAG aATGGCACTTTATTGCGTCACAGTGACCGGGTTATATTGAAAAAGAACGAATATTGTTTTGAACTGTATCAAGATTACTTTTTCAATGAGACCTATTATTTAATCAATCCCTTAAACTGTGCTAAAAAGAGAGAGGAATTGAAGCCGATagagaaattaaattattgga CCCAAGTATTTTCGATACCGTTTTTCTTAATAACCATCGTAGCCTACTGTTGTCTATCCGAACTTCGTAATGTCCACGGTAAATGTTTCATGTCCTATTTGATCAGTGTAACATTGTCATATGGTCTTTTAAGTTACATAAATCTCTCACAAACTAAATTTCATCCAGTTCCCTGTTTACTAATGG GTTATTTAAATCATTATATGCAATTGTCTTATTACACTTGGTTGGGTATTGTTTGCTATGATACATGGAGATCATTTAGTGATAGCAGCTATAAGTCTGCATATTGTACCTATGCCCTGTACGGCTATCAATTGCCATTTCTGATGACACTGTTGGCATTTGTTATGCAGAATTCGGGAATAGATGACGACTGGAAACCGGGTATCACTGAATACAAATGTGGCTTAGAGG TTAACAAATGGGCTGCTTCTGTTTATCTGTTTGGGCCCTGCttgattattttgattttttgtttgatttcatttatttccACCTCGAGAATAATCAAATCAAATGATAGAGAcgtgtttaaaatcaaaacaactgaATTGAAATATGAAAGTCCCATCGCTCG TTATTTTCTGTACTTACGTTTATTTCTTATCATGGGCTTATCCTGGTTTTTAGATGTTCtatcttatttatttaacatgttCGGTATGAGATCTACATCCGATATAATTGACAATATTAATGCGCTACAG ggt